The following is a genomic window from Hymenobacter monticola.
CGGTGAACGGGCAGCCGTTTTACCAGCATAATATTGACGCGATTCCTTTCCCGACGGGCACCCGGCAGGTGGGCAACTTCGTCGATTTCCTGTACCAGAACACCCAGGGCCGCACCCTGCAGAAGCTGTGGGTAGACGAGGGCAACGACCTGCAGATGTATACCGCCGGCCCCACCAAAGGCCGCCTGAGCGTGGAAGCCGGCAAGGTGTACAACGTCGACATTACGCTGGCCGACTCCTATAACAACCAGGCTCCCGTGCATCTGGTCATTCGCGGCGAGCAGCCCGCCTACTTCAAAACCCGCTCGGCGGCCGTGAAGAAGCCGGCCCTGCGCTTCGAGGTGACGCGCAACCTGCTCAAGGCCGTGGCCGCCGACCCCAGCGCCGACTCCGTGGCCGCCAATCTGACGCTGCTGCGCGGCAGCCGCCGCCTCGCAATCAAGCCCAGCTACACGCAGAACAGCCAGAACGTATACCTCTACGACCTGCGCGCCGGCCTGCCCGATTCCATCCGTTTCGGCTCTATCACGAAGAAATTCGACCGGCAGGTGATGATTCCGGCGGGCAAGGAAACCAGCTACGCCACCAACCACCTCAACCTCGTGTTTGGCCCCGAAACCTTGTTTGGCAACCTCTATCTGAGCACCAGCTTCAAGCCCGAGGCCACCGGCAGCGGCTTCTGGACGGTGGGCTCGCCGCTGCTGCCGCTCTACCACACGGCCGTGCTCACCCTCAAGCCCGCCACCCCGCCCGCCGACCCACGCCGCACGGCCATCTACTCGGCCACGGCCAACGGCGGCAAGGCGTACCTGGGCGGCGTGTGGGACGACAAGGGCCAGATTACGGCCAACATCCGCCAGTTTGCTTCCTACCGCATTCTGCGCGACACCACCGCGCCGCGCGGCAGCCTCATTGGGCGCGCCGGCGGGCAGCTGTCCTTCTCGGTGGGCGATGACATGTCGGGCCTGGCCAGCTACCGCCTGCTCATCGGCGGCAAGTTCCGGCTGCTGCGCTACGAGCACAAAAAAGCCCTGCTCTTCACCGTGGCTTCGGATACGCTAGGCCCGCGCCTGCACGGCCCCGCCGAGCTGCGCCTCACCGACCAGGCCGGCAACGAGCGGGTGATTCCGCTGAGCTTGTAAGTAGGAGCGGAGAGAACGAAACTCCCCTCCTTAGATGAGGAGGGGAAGTTGCCGCGTCAGCGGCAACGGGGGTGGTTGACGTCGTT
Proteins encoded in this region:
- a CDS encoding M23 family metallopeptidase translates to MKNKAKLIIGLALALAAGAASRVGGQEADTVDRDRHTVSELLRAGRPSVTPGYFMFPIAPGKPNFLAGSMGELRPNHFHGGLDIKTGGGVNQPVYAAADGYVSRLKQSSFGYGNVLYITHPNGTTTVYGHLNEFKGAFAAELLRRQYDKQSYELEAFFEKDKYPVKCGELVALSGNTGGSAGPHLHWEVRDAQDRQYNPLQWGGFPEIQDHLGPILQAFALEPLAIESRVEKVFAKAVFVPKLQPAPGAGTTWADTISAYGTVGLLVQGFDRFDNAWNKNGIQRVTVTVNGQPFYQHNIDAIPFPTGTRQVGNFVDFLYQNTQGRTLQKLWVDEGNDLQMYTAGPTKGRLSVEAGKVYNVDITLADSYNNQAPVHLVIRGEQPAYFKTRSAAVKKPALRFEVTRNLLKAVAADPSADSVAANLTLLRGSRRLAIKPSYTQNSQNVYLYDLRAGLPDSIRFGSITKKFDRQVMIPAGKETSYATNHLNLVFGPETLFGNLYLSTSFKPEATGSGFWTVGSPLLPLYHTAVLTLKPATPPADPRRTAIYSATANGGKAYLGGVWDDKGQITANIRQFASYRILRDTTAPRGSLIGRAGGQLSFSVGDDMSGLASYRLLIGGKFRLLRYEHKKALLFTVASDTLGPRLHGPAELRLTDQAGNERVIPLSL